In Chloroflexota bacterium, the following are encoded in one genomic region:
- a CDS encoding enoyl-ACP reductase → MGLLEGKNALIFGVANNRSIAWGITQAFQREGAHIGLSYAGPALERRVRKLADEIGCTFVEPCDVTQDDQIEALVEKAKAYFGHIDILVHAVAYAEREDLARPYYQTSRSGFHTAMDVSVYSFTALARAFQPLMPPGGALLTMTYYGGVKVVPHYNVMGVAKAALEASVRYLAYDLGRMGLRVNAISAGPIRTLSAAGIAGFRSLYKTILELSPLKEDITTEDIGHAAVFLASDMARRITGEVLYVDAGYNVMGFPDPDALEKLVEKVSD, encoded by the coding sequence ATGGGTTTACTGGAAGGCAAAAATGCCTTGATTTTCGGCGTTGCAAACAACCGTTCCATTGCCTGGGGCATTACGCAGGCATTCCAGCGGGAAGGCGCACACATTGGCCTGAGCTACGCTGGCCCGGCGTTGGAGCGGCGGGTGCGTAAACTGGCCGATGAAATCGGCTGCACTTTCGTCGAACCGTGCGATGTGACCCAAGACGACCAGATTGAAGCCCTGGTGGAAAAGGCCAAGGCCTATTTTGGGCATATCGACATCCTCGTGCATGCGGTGGCTTATGCCGAGCGGGAAGACCTTGCCCGGCCGTATTACCAGACCAGCCGCAGCGGCTTCCACACGGCAATGGACGTGAGCGTCTATTCGTTCACCGCCCTGGCCCGGGCTTTCCAGCCGCTGATGCCGCCGGGCGGTGCTTTGCTGACCATGACTTATTACGGCGGGGTCAAGGTGGTGCCGCACTACAACGTCATGGGCGTTGCCAAAGCCGCACTGGAAGCCAGTGTGCGCTATCTGGCTTATGACCTGGGCAGGATGGGGCTGCGGGTCAATGCCATTTCCGCCGGGCCCATCCGCACCCTTTCGGCCGCGGGGATTGCGGGGTTCCGCTCGCTTTACAAGACCATTTTGGAACTTTCGCCCCTCAAGGAAGACATCACCACCGAAGATATCGGCCACGCGGCGGTGTTCCTGGCTTCCGATATGGCGCGCCGCATTACCGGCGAGGTGCTGTATGTGGATGCGGGGTATAATGTGATGGGTTTCCCCGACCCGGATGCCCTCGAAAAACTCGTGGAAAAGGTGAGTGACTGA
- a CDS encoding LysR family transcriptional regulator, whose amino-acid sequence MSLLTPSWLRVFLAVAEHGSFNKAAEALLLTQPAVSQKVRQLEALLGVKLFERTPHGARLTSEGHTLQRYAHAVHWLLLAAEDALAAGLHDAPLTRHLHLGNTPSLSAHCFPAWLKTFVAQHPHIMVHLHTATTSEIVAAVARHTLHLGLIEGELPDEKAVAYTVLQESPFVLITPPSEPWIAHQTLPLSSLHQQPFIARPPQAQTRRWMENLFAQHHTHPRIIAELDQPDAIKKAVSHGIGVSLLPECMLTPEDAHRLHIITLTDAPLKRYLKAIWPQDMPLHPAALAFLETLTSEFPHLREVIQQARHPDFKALYHLLEQGKA is encoded by the coding sequence ATGTCCCTCCTAACACCTTCCTGGCTGCGCGTCTTTCTGGCCGTCGCCGAGCACGGCAGTTTCAACAAAGCCGCCGAAGCCCTGTTGTTGACCCAGCCTGCCGTCAGCCAAAAAGTGCGCCAGTTGGAAGCCCTGCTGGGGGTAAAACTGTTCGAGCGCACGCCCCACGGCGCCCGGCTGACCAGTGAGGGGCACACCCTCCAGCGATACGCCCACGCGGTGCATTGGCTGCTGCTGGCCGCGGAAGACGCGCTGGCCGCGGGGCTGCACGACGCGCCGCTTACCCGCCACCTTCACCTCGGCAACACTCCTTCCCTCTCAGCCCACTGCTTCCCCGCGTGGCTCAAAACCTTCGTCGCCCAGCACCCCCACATCATGGTGCACCTGCACACAGCCACTACTTCTGAAATCGTGGCCGCGGTTGCCCGCCACACCCTCCACCTCGGCCTCATCGAGGGGGAACTTCCCGACGAAAAAGCGGTTGCCTACACCGTGTTGCAAGAGAGCCCCTTCGTGCTCATCACTCCACCCTCCGAGCCATGGATCGCCCATCAAACCCTACCCCTCAGCAGCCTGCACCAACAGCCTTTCATCGCGCGTCCCCCGCAGGCGCAAACGCGCCGCTGGATGGAAAACCTCTTCGCTCAACACCACACCCACCCCCGCATCATCGCCGAACTCGACCAACCCGACGCCATCAAAAAAGCAGTTTCCCACGGCATCGGCGTCTCGCTGCTGCCGGAGTGCATGCTCACCCCCGAAGACGCCCACCGCCTGCACATCATCACCCTCACTGACGCCCCGCTCAAACGCTACCTCAAAGCCATCTGGCCACAGGATATGCCCCTGCACCCTGCTGCGCTGGCTTTTCTGGAAACCCTGACATCCGAATTCCCTCACCTGCGCGAAGTCATCCAGCAGGCTCGCCACCCCGACTTCAAAGCCCTCTATCACCTGCTGGAACAAGGCAAAGCCTAA
- a CDS encoding FHA domain-containing protein, translating into MTSSPEDLLFMLIAQGGPLDGMRWTVERPITIGRDPACDIVIPDRQVSRRHARLAPTSRGLLLEDLRSKNGTHLNGTRVAAPVRLEDGDVVQIALAQRFLVASSDATLPLDAAESASPPTHKALRLDPATHQVWLRGQEIFPPLSAAQFRLLTTLYRREGEVVPREEIIRAVWGEEAIGISNQALDALVRRLRDRLAAVDPAHAYIVTVRGHGLRLDNPEIP; encoded by the coding sequence ATGACTTCATCGCCTGAAGACCTGCTTTTCATGCTCATCGCCCAAGGCGGCCCGCTGGACGGCATGCGCTGGACGGTAGAACGCCCCATCACCATCGGGCGCGACCCGGCCTGCGACATCGTCATTCCCGACCGGCAGGTCTCGCGCCGCCATGCTCGCCTTGCCCCCACCTCGCGCGGGCTGCTGCTCGAAGACCTGCGCAGCAAAAACGGCACCCACCTGAACGGGACGCGCGTGGCCGCGCCAGTGCGCTTAGAAGACGGCGACGTGGTGCAAATTGCCCTCGCCCAACGCTTTCTGGTCGCCAGTTCCGACGCCACGCTGCCGCTGGATGCCGCCGAGAGCGCCTCGCCACCCACCCACAAAGCCCTGCGCCTCGACCCGGCAACCCACCAGGTGTGGCTGCGCGGGCAGGAAATCTTTCCGCCGCTCTCCGCAGCCCAGTTCCGCCTGCTCACCACGCTCTACCGGCGGGAAGGCGAGGTCGTGCCGCGCGAAGAAATCATCCGCGCGGTGTGGGGCGAAGAAGCCATCGGCATCTCTAACCAGGCGCTGGATGCCCTGGTGCGCCGTCTGCGCGACCGCCTGGCTGCCGTCGACCCCGCTCACGCCTACATCGTTACCGTGCGCGGGCACGGCCTGCGCCTGGACAACCCGGAAATCCCTTAA
- a CDS encoding DNA-3-methyladenine glycosylase, translating to MGERVPRAFFARPTLEVARDLLGARLVHREADGRRVAGIVVETEAYIGEEDQGCHARAGRTPRTAVMYGPPGHAYVYFTYGMHWLFNVVTEREGFPAAVLVRALWPLEGLDLIAARRRGRPRREWTNGPAKLCQALAIDGRYHGADLCAPDADLFLEFDRTFSDESVTIGPRVGLNTVPEPWKSIPWRFRVHITQP from the coding sequence ATGGGTGAACGCGTTCCCCGGGCTTTTTTCGCCCGCCCCACGCTGGAAGTGGCGCGTGACCTTTTGGGGGCGCGCCTGGTGCATCGGGAAGCCGATGGCCGCCGGGTGGCGGGCATCGTCGTGGAAACTGAAGCCTACATCGGCGAGGAAGACCAGGGCTGCCATGCCCGCGCCGGGCGCACGCCGCGCACCGCGGTGATGTATGGCCCGCCGGGGCATGCTTACGTTTACTTCACTTACGGCATGCACTGGCTTTTCAATGTCGTCACCGAGCGGGAAGGCTTCCCCGCGGCGGTGCTGGTGCGGGCGCTGTGGCCGCTGGAAGGGTTAGACCTCATCGCCGCCCGCCGCCGCGGCCGCCCCCGCCGCGAATGGACCAATGGCCCCGCCAAACTCTGCCAGGCCCTGGCCATTGATGGCCGCTACCACGGTGCAGACCTCTGCGCCCCTGATGCCGACCTCTTTCTGGAGTTCGACCGCACTTTCTCCGACGAAAGCGTGACCATTGGGCCGCGTGTGGGTTTAAACACAGTGCCGGAGCCGTGGAAGAGCATCCCCTGGCGGTTTCGCGTGCATATCACCCAGCCCTGA
- the aroE gene encoding shikimate dehydrogenase, with protein sequence MPSPRTFYALGLLGYPLSHSRSPELHRGFLRRCGLAGEYRLYEVPPGHPEALRAHLEALRREEIHGLNVTIPHKQRVLPWLDDFTPAAAAIGAVNTLWADHGRLWGDNTDAPGFLHDLQAHFGAWATRPHRALVLGAGGAARAVTYALLQAGWEVTVAARQPAQAATLCAALKAAASHPSGALCRPLPWAQRATLLPPPDLIVNATPLGMAPRAETSPWPSAAAFPPQARVYDLVYNPAETRLLQQARAAGLAAANGWGMLVAQAALAFRRWTGCAPLVDNLPQKP encoded by the coding sequence ATGCCCTCCCCCCGAACTTTCTACGCCCTGGGCCTTCTCGGCTACCCGCTAAGCCACAGCCGCTCGCCGGAACTGCACCGCGGCTTTCTCAGGCGCTGCGGCCTCGCGGGGGAATACCGGCTATACGAAGTGCCGCCGGGACACCCCGAGGCACTTCGTGCCCACCTGGAAGCCCTCCGGCGCGAGGAAATCCACGGGTTGAACGTCACCATTCCCCACAAACAGCGCGTGCTGCCGTGGCTCGACGATTTCACCCCCGCAGCGGCTGCCATCGGCGCGGTCAACACCCTCTGGGCCGACCACGGCCGCCTGTGGGGCGACAACACCGATGCCCCCGGCTTCCTACACGACCTGCAGGCGCACTTCGGCGCCTGGGCAACCCGCCCCCACCGGGCGCTGGTGCTCGGCGCGGGCGGCGCGGCGCGCGCCGTCACTTACGCACTGCTGCAGGCAGGCTGGGAAGTAACCGTCGCCGCCCGGCAGCCTGCGCAAGCCGCCACGCTGTGCGCCGCCCTGAAAGCCGCCGCAAGCCATCCTTCCGGCGCGCTGTGCCGCCCTCTGCCGTGGGCGCAGCGCGCCACCCTCCTCCCACCGCCCGACCTTATCGTGAACGCCACCCCCCTGGGCATGGCCCCGCGCGCCGAAACCAGCCCCTGGCCTTCCGCAGCCGCTTTCCCGCCCCAGGCGCGAGTGTACGACCTGGTGTACAACCCTGCCGAAACCCGCCTGCTGCAACAGGCACGCGCCGCCGGCCTCGCGGCGGCCAACGGCTGGGGTATGCTGGTCGCCCAGGCCGCGCTGGCCTTTCGGCGCTGGACAGGCTGCGCTCCACTGGTTGACAACCTTCCCCAAAAGCCTTAA
- a CDS encoding HAD family hydrolase yields the protein MAADAAVGRFFLSIQAVIFDLDGTLRVSRPRWEEIFIREAKALGAHPTPEDEWRVQRWAHYFWAGSDELHRLLRTYGESDKFWIGYNRERLLRLGCDAACADRLAEPLFHRLNHLQEIVQDVVPEDVLPTLQRLRQQGYRLGLFTNRREPLNGYLEEIGLADYLDFALVAGEVGVWKPAPEAFLKAAETAGVPPHQAAYVGDNYYADIVGARRAGLLPVLLDPLALFPEAQNPVIRRIGELPRVLEAH from the coding sequence TTGGCGGCTGATGCCGCTGTTGGGAGGTTTTTCTTGAGTATCCAAGCCGTAATCTTCGACCTGGATGGCACTTTGCGCGTTTCCCGCCCGCGTTGGGAGGAAATTTTCATCCGCGAGGCCAAGGCGCTGGGAGCGCACCCCACGCCTGAAGACGAATGGAGGGTGCAACGCTGGGCGCATTACTTTTGGGCAGGTTCCGATGAGTTGCACCGCTTGTTGCGCACCTATGGCGAAAGCGACAAGTTCTGGATTGGCTACAATCGCGAGCGTTTGCTTCGCCTGGGCTGCGACGCCGCCTGTGCCGACCGCCTGGCCGAGCCACTGTTCCACCGCCTCAACCATTTGCAAGAGATTGTGCAAGACGTGGTGCCCGAAGACGTCCTCCCCACCCTGCAAAGGCTGCGGCAGCAAGGCTATCGGTTGGGGTTGTTTACCAACCGCCGCGAGCCCCTCAACGGCTACCTGGAAGAGATCGGTCTGGCCGATTACCTCGATTTTGCCCTGGTGGCGGGCGAGGTGGGGGTGTGGAAACCGGCACCGGAAGCCTTCCTGAAGGCTGCCGAAACGGCCGGCGTGCCGCCTCACCAGGCCGCCTATGTAGGCGACAACTACTACGCCGACATTGTGGGTGCGCGACGTGCCGGGTTGCTGCCGGTGTTGCTCGATCCTTTGGCGCTGTTCCCCGAAGCACAAAACCCGGTCATCCGCCGGATTGGCGAGTTGCCGCGCGTGCTGGAGGCGCACTGA
- a CDS encoding serine/threonine protein kinase: MAFMPGAQVGPYQILEQLGQGGMATVYKAYHPALDRYVALKALHPAFMEDPNFLERFRREARVVARLDHPNIVPVYDFSEHEGRPYLVMKFVEGETLKARLQRGPLTLDEIGRIAEAVGAALTYAHEQGVLHRDVKPSNVLLSTDGRIYLTDFGLARIAQAGESTLSSDRLLGTPQYISPEQALGKGDLDARTDIYAFGVMLYEMLLGRVPYNADTPYAIIHDHIYAPLPRPRDLNPNLPPALERVLLKALAKQPEDRFADVPALMEALQQALAEADGFQAMPAEPPRGLVNTLGNAPAGAATLPATGTSVAPTVATLPAASAGASSGERPSAETPPEPAASSRRSRRWVWGVLGVVVLVGLAAGALWWARQTSHTALPSSEAPHHTATAQPSAALDAIPAAVLDDPALAGAVQAVKDAPQSPEVWLALAAQAWEHQHPAWETLEEGITLARQRRDWQVLADTAEELAHDGYTLPAARLGLAAYTVSPPQDRRDREEALRGLVFDAALTQDFPRHLPFQALSAVNPQLAAAAYARYNYLVAGNVETGDRFFLPLKKAHPDLPEVLLVDAERAFFVEHDSRRALALLQRVFDHAEQMPAWAFKVAREDKALFSKQP; encoded by the coding sequence ATGGCTTTCATGCCAGGTGCTCAAGTCGGCCCTTATCAGATTTTGGAACAATTGGGGCAGGGCGGCATGGCGACGGTGTACAAAGCGTATCATCCCGCACTGGACCGCTATGTCGCGCTGAAGGCATTGCACCCTGCGTTTATGGAAGACCCCAATTTTCTGGAACGCTTCCGGCGTGAGGCGCGGGTGGTCGCGCGCCTCGACCACCCCAACATTGTGCCGGTGTATGACTTCAGCGAGCACGAGGGACGCCCTTATTTGGTGATGAAGTTTGTGGAAGGCGAGACGCTGAAAGCGCGCTTGCAACGCGGTCCCCTGACCCTGGATGAAATTGGCCGAATTGCCGAAGCAGTCGGCGCGGCATTGACGTATGCTCACGAGCAGGGCGTGCTTCACCGCGATGTCAAGCCTTCCAATGTGCTCCTCAGCACCGATGGCCGCATTTACCTCACCGATTTTGGGCTGGCGCGCATCGCCCAGGCCGGGGAATCTACCCTTTCCAGCGACCGTTTGCTGGGCACGCCGCAGTATATTTCCCCTGAGCAGGCGTTGGGCAAGGGCGATCTCGATGCCCGCACCGACATCTATGCTTTTGGGGTGATGCTCTACGAAATGCTGCTGGGGCGGGTGCCTTACAATGCCGATACACCTTATGCCATCATCCACGACCACATTTACGCCCCCCTGCCCCGCCCGCGCGACCTCAACCCCAACCTGCCGCCTGCGCTTGAACGGGTGTTGCTCAAAGCGTTGGCGAAGCAGCCCGAAGACCGCTTTGCCGATGTGCCCGCCTTGATGGAAGCCTTGCAGCAGGCCCTGGCCGAAGCCGACGGTTTCCAGGCCATGCCGGCAGAGCCGCCGCGCGGTCTGGTGAACACCCTCGGCAATGCACCTGCTGGTGCGGCCACGTTGCCGGCCACGGGAACCTCCGTTGCCCCAACCGTGGCGACATTGCCGGCAGCGTCAGCGGGCGCATCTTCGGGGGAGCGCCCCTCTGCTGAAACACCGCCGGAGCCTGCCGCTTCGTCGCGCCGCAGCCGCCGCTGGGTGTGGGGGGTGTTGGGTGTCGTGGTGCTGGTGGGGTTGGCCGCTGGCGCGCTGTGGTGGGCGCGCCAGACTTCGCACACTGCCCTGCCTTCCTCAGAAGCGCCTCACCATACTGCCACGGCACAGCCTTCGGCGGCGTTGGATGCAATCCCTGCGGCGGTGCTCGACGACCCAGCCCTGGCGGGCGCTGTGCAGGCTGTGAAAGACGCCCCACAGTCGCCCGAGGTCTGGCTGGCTTTGGCGGCCCAGGCGTGGGAACACCAGCACCCCGCGTGGGAGACGTTGGAAGAGGGCATTACCCTGGCGCGCCAGCGTCGCGACTGGCAGGTGCTGGCCGATACAGCCGAGGAACTGGCACACGATGGTTACACTTTGCCAGCAGCCCGGCTTGGCCTGGCGGCTTATACCGTTTCTCCGCCGCAGGACCGTCGCGACCGCGAAGAGGCGTTGCGGGGGCTGGTTTTCGACGCTGCCCTCACCCAGGATTTCCCCCGCCATTTGCCTTTCCAGGCTTTAAGCGCCGTCAACCCGCAACTGGCGGCGGCAGCCTATGCCCGTTACAATTACCTTGTCGCTGGCAATGTCGAAACCGGCGACCGCTTTTTCTTGCCTTTGAAGAAGGCCCACCCCGACCTGCCCGAAGTGTTGCTGGTCGATGCCGAGCGGGCGTTTTTCGTGGAACACGATAGTCGGAGAGCCCTTGCTTTGTTGCAAAGGGTGTTTGACCATGCCGAACAGATGCCCGCGTGGGCGTTCAAGGTGGCTCGTGAAGACAAAGCGTTGTTTTCTAAGCAGCCTTGA
- a CDS encoding phage holin family protein, which produces MKRFLLRLVVNAIALYVAVKIVPGVHPQSTHWYAYLWLALIFGVVNALLRPLLKLLTCPLIVLTLGLFTLIINASMFALAGWIGSRFGVGFTVDGFWAAFWGGVVTSLVAIVLGLFVKDEDEAHGEVKVVVVKDK; this is translated from the coding sequence ATGAAGCGCTTTCTTCTTCGACTGGTTGTCAACGCCATCGCACTCTACGTTGCGGTCAAAATTGTGCCGGGGGTGCATCCGCAAAGCACCCACTGGTACGCTTACCTGTGGCTGGCGTTGATTTTTGGGGTGGTCAATGCCTTGCTGCGCCCGTTGCTCAAACTTCTTACCTGCCCGCTGATTGTGCTGACGCTGGGACTGTTTACGCTGATTATCAACGCGTCGATGTTTGCCCTGGCCGGATGGATTGGCTCTCGTTTCGGGGTGGGCTTCACGGTTGATGGCTTTTGGGCGGCCTTTTGGGGTGGCGTGGTGACCAGCCTGGTTGCCATTGTGTTGGGGCTGTTCGTCAAGGATGAAGATGAAGCCCACGGCGAGGTCAAGGTTGTGGTTGTGAAGGATAAGTGA
- the moaA gene encoding GTP 3',8-cyclase MoaA, whose amino-acid sequence MPYDRFGRRLHYLRISLTDRCNLRCVYCMPEDMTFVPNAALMQDDEILRLVRIFASLGVDKIRLTGGEPTVRPNVVELVRGIRHTPGIREITMTTNGILLSRLAQPLAEAGLNRVNVSLDTLHAGKFRRLTRWGDIEDVLDGIHAAEEAGLQPVKINAVVVRGYNEEDVVEMARLTVEHPWQVRFIEMMPFAGATDFQRLMLVTAEQMKVRIEAALGPLEPVDGGRLDGEARLFRLPGARGQVGFIASVSQPFCAACTRLRLTADGHLRLCLLREDEVDLLTPLREGASDEDLRRLIATAAWRKPWGHGLAQGEAPQDRTMSQIGG is encoded by the coding sequence ATGCCCTACGACCGCTTTGGACGCCGTTTACATTACCTTCGCATTAGCCTGACCGATCGCTGCAACCTGCGCTGCGTGTATTGCATGCCCGAAGATATGACCTTCGTGCCCAACGCGGCGCTGATGCAGGATGACGAAATCTTGCGCCTGGTGCGTATTTTTGCCTCGCTGGGTGTGGATAAAATTCGCCTTACGGGCGGTGAGCCGACCGTGCGCCCGAACGTGGTGGAACTGGTGCGCGGCATTCGTCACACGCCCGGCATTCGCGAAATCACGATGACGACCAACGGCATCTTGTTGAGCCGGCTGGCGCAACCGCTCGCCGAGGCGGGGTTGAACCGCGTCAATGTCAGCCTCGATACGCTGCACGCAGGCAAGTTCCGCCGTTTGACCCGTTGGGGCGACATCGAAGACGTGCTCGATGGCATCCACGCTGCCGAAGAGGCCGGGTTGCAGCCCGTCAAAATCAACGCGGTGGTGGTGCGCGGCTATAACGAGGAAGACGTCGTGGAAATGGCGCGCTTGACGGTGGAACACCCCTGGCAGGTGCGTTTCATTGAGATGATGCCGTTTGCCGGGGCTACCGACTTCCAGCGGCTGATGTTGGTCACGGCTGAGCAGATGAAAGTGCGCATCGAGGCCGCGTTAGGGCCGCTGGAGCCGGTGGATGGCGGGCGGCTGGACGGCGAAGCCCGCCTCTTTCGGCTGCCGGGAGCGCGTGGGCAGGTCGGCTTCATTGCCTCCGTCAGCCAGCCGTTTTGCGCGGCCTGCACCCGTCTGCGTCTGACCGCCGACGGCCACCTGCGCCTTTGCCTGTTGCGGGAAGACGAAGTGGATCTCCTCACACCGCTGCGGGAAGGCGCTTCGGATGAAGACTTGCGCCGCTTGATAGCTACTGCAGCCTGGCGCAAGCCTTGGGGGCATGGCCTGGCCCAAGGGGAAGCCCCGCAGGACCGTACCATGAGCCAAATTGGCGGCTGA
- the aroA gene encoding 3-phosphoshikimate 1-carboxyvinyltransferase: MQLTVSPASRPLRGELTLPGDKSLSHRAALFAALAHGESRIANFLNAGVTHPLLEALQTLGIPWKMEATALRVRGRGLEGIPRAARAPRLHCGHSATTMRLLAGFLAAAGAPAVLDGSPGLRRRPMRRVTAPLQAMGVPIHDADGHAPLILEARPANQPLRGLTYRLPVASAQVKTALLLAALAANAPTTLTEPALSRDHTERMFAALGLPVERPAPLTVRLSPPIPSHIPPLNLSLPGDISSAAFPLAAAAITPGSRITLRGVLLNPGRTGFLDALQHMGAALEVTPRGETYGEPYGDITIAYTPHLHGITITGDLVVRMVDEFPAFAVVAAFAEGETVVHDAAELRHKESDRIAAIVGRLQTLGVNAEALPDGFRIHGGQPWHGGVLDGGGDHRIAMAFAVAGLAARAPITVQGAEIIAQSFPSFAESLRTLGAPLTLTP; the protein is encoded by the coding sequence ATGCAACTGACCGTCTCCCCCGCCAGCCGCCCCTTGCGCGGCGAACTGACCCTGCCGGGCGACAAATCGCTTTCCCATCGTGCGGCGCTCTTTGCCGCCCTGGCTCACGGCGAAAGCCGCATTGCCAACTTCCTGAACGCCGGTGTGACCCACCCCCTGCTGGAAGCCCTGCAAACACTCGGCATCCCGTGGAAGATGGAAGCCACGGCCCTGCGGGTGCGCGGCCGCGGCCTGGAAGGCATCCCACGCGCTGCCAGGGCGCCCAGGCTGCACTGCGGCCATTCGGCCACCACCATGCGCCTGCTGGCAGGCTTTCTGGCCGCCGCGGGGGCGCCCGCCGTGTTGGACGGCTCGCCAGGGCTGCGACGCCGCCCCATGCGGCGCGTCACAGCCCCCTTGCAGGCCATGGGTGTTCCCATTCACGACGCCGACGGCCACGCGCCGTTGATTTTAGAAGCCCGCCCTGCCAACCAGCCGCTACGCGGCCTGACCTACCGCCTGCCGGTGGCTTCAGCGCAGGTCAAAACCGCGCTCTTATTGGCCGCCCTGGCCGCTAACGCCCCCACCACCCTGACCGAACCCGCGCTTTCGCGCGACCACACCGAGCGCATGTTTGCTGCCTTAGGGCTGCCAGTGGAACGCCCTGCCCCCTTGACCGTGCGCCTCTCGCCGCCGATCCCCTCCCACATCCCGCCCCTGAATCTCAGCCTCCCGGGCGACATTTCCTCCGCGGCCTTCCCCCTCGCGGCCGCGGCCATTACCCCCGGCAGCCGCATCACCTTACGGGGGGTGCTCCTCAACCCCGGCCGCACCGGCTTCCTGGATGCGCTGCAACACATGGGTGCCGCGCTGGAAGTGACCCCGCGCGGCGAAACCTACGGCGAACCTTACGGCGACATTACCATCGCCTATACCCCCCACTTGCACGGCATCACCATCACAGGCGACCTGGTGGTACGCATGGTGGACGAATTTCCGGCTTTTGCGGTGGTGGCAGCCTTCGCCGAGGGAGAAACCGTCGTCCATGACGCAGCCGAACTCCGCCACAAGGAAAGCGACCGCATTGCCGCCATCGTCGGACGCTTGCAAACGCTGGGGGTCAACGCCGAAGCCTTGCCCGACGGCTTCCGCATTCACGGCGGGCAGCCGTGGCACGGCGGCGTGCTGGATGGCGGCGGCGACCATCGCATTGCCATGGCTTTTGCCGTGGCCGGGCTGGCGGCGCGTGCACCCATCACCGTGCAAGGGGCGGAAATCATCGCACAATCGTTCCCTTCTTTTGCCGAAAGCCTGCGCACTCTGGGTGCTCCCCTCACCCTCACCCCCTGA
- a CDS encoding triose-phosphate isomerase: MRKPFVAGNWKMHKTVEEARLLVSEMLDGLQAVEGVEKVLCPPFPALLPVAAMLAGTDIGLGAQNMHWEEEGAFTGEVSPRMVAEFARFVILGHSERRAYFGETDETVHRKVEAALKHDLTPIVCVGETLAEREAGQTEAVITRQVRGALAGFPADAVAAMVLAYEPVWAIGTGKAATPEEANRVVKDIIRATLADLFGAETAEAVRVLYGGSVKPHNAAPFFAQPDIDGALVGGASLKADQFVAIAAAAAENA; encoded by the coding sequence ATGCGTAAGCCCTTTGTTGCTGGAAACTGGAAGATGCACAAAACTGTGGAAGAGGCCCGCCTGCTGGTTTCCGAAATGCTGGATGGCCTGCAGGCTGTGGAGGGCGTGGAGAAGGTGCTTTGCCCGCCTTTCCCCGCGCTGCTGCCTGTGGCCGCCATGCTGGCCGGCACCGACATTGGCCTGGGCGCCCAAAACATGCACTGGGAAGAGGAAGGGGCGTTCACCGGCGAGGTTTCCCCGCGCATGGTGGCCGAGTTTGCCCGCTTCGTGATCTTGGGGCACTCTGAGCGCCGGGCCTACTTTGGGGAAACCGACGAAACCGTGCACCGTAAGGTGGAGGCGGCTTTGAAGCACGACCTGACCCCCATTGTTTGCGTGGGTGAGACCCTGGCCGAGCGCGAAGCCGGGCAGACCGAGGCGGTCATCACGCGGCAGGTGCGCGGTGCTTTGGCCGGCTTCCCTGCCGACGCGGTGGCCGCGATGGTGCTGGCCTACGAGCCGGTGTGGGCCATTGGCACGGGCAAGGCTGCCACGCCCGAAGAGGCCAACCGGGTGGTCAAAGATATCATTCGCGCCACCCTGGCCGACCTGTTTGGGGCCGAAACCGCCGAGGCTGTGCGGGTGCTTTACGGTGGCTCGGTGAAGCCTCACAACGCAGCGCCTTTCTTTGCCCAGCCCGACATTGACGGCGCGCTGGTAGGCGGCGCCAGCCTGAAAGCCGACCAGTTCGTTGCCATCGCCGCCGCTGCTGCTGAGAACGCCTGA